The following proteins are co-located in the Microbacterium immunditiarum genome:
- a CDS encoding single-stranded DNA-binding protein, whose product MTTRIPVTIEGNLTADPEHGASEAGNEYARFTVAINDRRLNETTGRWEDAGTVFHRVVVFNQQSRHVAESLRKGDSVLVAGDLRFGTYVDKESGQTRETRDVVADNVGASLKFASVAVDRAPKARNPEADASGPVVTPVSNTGVGIAR is encoded by the coding sequence ATGACGACCAGGATCCCGGTCACCATCGAGGGCAACCTCACGGCTGACCCCGAACACGGCGCCAGTGAAGCGGGCAACGAGTACGCCCGGTTCACGGTCGCGATCAACGACCGACGCCTCAACGAGACGACGGGACGGTGGGAGGACGCCGGCACGGTGTTCCACCGCGTCGTGGTCTTCAACCAGCAGTCCCGTCACGTCGCCGAGTCACTCCGCAAGGGAGACTCGGTGCTCGTCGCCGGCGACCTTCGGTTCGGCACCTACGTCGACAAGGAGTCCGGCCAGACCCGCGAGACCCGCGACGTCGTCGCGGACAACGTCGGCGCCTCGCTCAAGTTCGCGAGCGTCGCCGTCGACCGCGCCCCAAAAGCCCGGAACCCCGAAGCTGACGCCTCGGGGCCCGTGGTGACACCGGTCTCGAACACCGGTGTCGGGATTGCTCGCTGA
- a CDS encoding SCO6880 family protein produces the protein MTTTDVSRPVHLPRRSRQGVVMGMDGWQLACITVAAILVLIAVNRFGPPGLLYAAPLYLPIGVFALVTVHGESAPRQTGLWLMKQARHAMGASTHTYRPERKQIVGTLNLPGTRASVQLWDADGLACAYNPHDRAVSVTAEVEVQGFLMQDLPERYDLAQQWSSVLASFTQRPGIKRVVLQERTLPTTIRAARDHFDTVTRRDGLDAESAIARNYAEVMNGSERFAVAHRNYLTFTLDLVALGAQLKALGGGKDAIRSLAQIEARNLADALQAARVRVRRWLGPRDIAALARVAFDPEFAANVQNRPDEQAGVDPVAIGPMHLEEPRGRNGIVLTDSGVHTTMWIHEWPRSAAPIGFVEPIVFARMPSTGEAITHIFSIVLTPVSVKKAMKRIETDKKVWRGNEKMRAKRGADGSAADAADWDALVKQEQEIVAGHGEFTYGAYLTVTAPDEERLDQAIAGMRNALARAGMEPQILYCQQAEALMINALPLGLGMR, from the coding sequence ATGACCACGACTGATGTGTCGCGCCCCGTGCACCTGCCCCGCCGCTCCCGCCAGGGAGTCGTCATGGGGATGGACGGCTGGCAGCTCGCCTGCATCACGGTCGCCGCGATTCTCGTGCTGATCGCCGTCAACCGGTTCGGCCCGCCCGGCCTCCTATACGCCGCACCGCTATACCTGCCGATCGGCGTATTCGCGCTCGTCACGGTGCACGGCGAGTCCGCGCCGCGGCAAACCGGTCTCTGGCTGATGAAGCAGGCTCGTCACGCGATGGGCGCGTCGACGCACACGTACCGGCCGGAGCGCAAGCAGATCGTCGGCACGCTCAACCTCCCGGGCACGCGAGCGTCGGTTCAACTCTGGGACGCCGATGGCCTCGCGTGCGCATACAACCCGCATGACCGCGCGGTCTCTGTGACCGCCGAGGTCGAGGTGCAGGGGTTCCTGATGCAGGACCTCCCCGAGCGGTACGACCTCGCCCAGCAGTGGTCGTCCGTGCTCGCATCCTTCACGCAGCGCCCGGGCATCAAGCGCGTCGTCCTACAAGAGCGCACGCTGCCGACCACGATTCGCGCGGCACGCGATCACTTCGACACCGTCACCCGCCGCGATGGGCTGGACGCGGAATCCGCCATCGCACGGAACTACGCCGAGGTGATGAACGGCTCGGAGCGGTTCGCGGTCGCCCATCGGAACTACCTGACCTTCACGCTCGATCTGGTCGCACTCGGCGCGCAGTTGAAGGCGCTCGGCGGCGGGAAGGATGCGATCCGTTCGCTCGCGCAGATCGAGGCGCGCAACCTCGCCGACGCGCTGCAAGCGGCGCGCGTACGGGTGCGGCGGTGGCTCGGCCCGCGCGATATCGCGGCGCTCGCTCGAGTCGCGTTCGACCCGGAGTTCGCTGCGAACGTGCAGAACCGCCCGGATGAGCAGGCTGGCGTCGACCCGGTCGCGATCGGCCCGATGCACCTCGAGGAGCCTCGGGGCCGTAACGGCATCGTCCTCACCGACTCCGGCGTGCACACCACGATGTGGATCCACGAGTGGCCGCGGTCGGCAGCTCCGATCGGGTTCGTCGAACCGATTGTGTTTGCACGGATGCCGTCGACCGGCGAGGCGATCACCCACATCTTCTCGATCGTGCTGACTCCGGTGAGCGTCAAGAAGGCGATGAAGCGGATTGAGACCGACAAGAAGGTCTGGCGCGGCAACGAGAAGATGCGCGCTAAGCGCGGGGCGGACGGGTCGGCAGCGGATGCGGCGGACTGGGATGCCCTCGTCAAGCAGGAGCAGGAGATCGTCGCCGGCCACGGCGAGTTCACGTACGGCGCCTATCTGACCGTCACAGCACCCGACGAGGAACGCCTCGACCAGGCGATCGCGGGTATGCGGAACGCGCTCGCGCGAGCAGGGATGGAGCCGCAGATCCTGTACTGCCAGCAGGCGGAGGCACTGATGATCAACGCGCTGCCGCTCGGATTGGGGATGCGGTGA
- a CDS encoding MinD/ParA family ATP-binding protein encodes MSTIMRTYATVTGPTATFVSADGTSEPIAARAGEDIRTIVMQRAAMEARRTGTDIELVTSGDRGEHRLLVSVEGEFSPIAVPRERPDAATEPLEPREAPESDAAEPPEAETSARASFITAPSTRDRTGWRGFMARLGLTAAASPDVEARRERERIVSRHWAGCRTIAVVNGKGGVGKTMTTAMLAAVYARFGGGNVLAWDNNDTRGTLGWRTESGLYDATLRDLLPAAPTLLSTEAGVSDIARYVHHQPHDRYDVLRSNPELLAADQRIEQAEFDLLMSVAARYYRLVVFDSGNDESAQRWLRMVDSSYQLVIPTLPAPESAESAALLLDALRGRDERSAYLADHAVVVVTQPETGSRREANRIADGFMGDVRAVESIPFDHALKAGPLRFDALRPATQDAWVRVAAEAAAEL; translated from the coding sequence ATGAGCACCATCATGCGCACCTACGCGACTGTGACCGGTCCGACGGCGACGTTTGTCTCGGCGGACGGTACGTCCGAGCCGATTGCGGCGCGCGCCGGCGAGGACATCAGAACGATCGTCATGCAGCGCGCCGCCATGGAGGCACGGCGCACAGGCACGGATATCGAGCTGGTCACCTCGGGCGACCGCGGAGAGCACCGGCTGCTCGTCAGCGTGGAGGGCGAGTTTTCGCCGATCGCCGTGCCTCGTGAGCGACCGGATGCTGCGACCGAGCCGCTCGAGCCTCGCGAGGCACCAGAGTCCGACGCCGCCGAACCCCCCGAAGCGGAGACCTCGGCCCGCGCGTCGTTCATCACCGCACCATCTACACGCGATCGCACCGGATGGCGCGGGTTCATGGCCCGCTTGGGCCTCACCGCCGCCGCATCGCCCGACGTCGAGGCACGCCGCGAGCGCGAACGGATCGTGTCTCGACACTGGGCGGGCTGCCGCACGATCGCGGTCGTCAACGGCAAGGGCGGCGTCGGCAAGACGATGACGACCGCGATGCTCGCGGCGGTCTACGCGCGCTTCGGCGGCGGAAACGTGCTCGCGTGGGACAATAACGACACCCGCGGCACTCTCGGCTGGCGCACCGAGTCCGGCCTCTACGACGCCACGCTGCGCGACCTGCTGCCCGCGGCGCCGACGCTGCTCTCGACCGAAGCCGGTGTCTCTGACATCGCCCGGTACGTGCACCACCAGCCCCACGATCGGTACGACGTTCTTCGCTCCAACCCCGAGTTGCTCGCGGCAGACCAGCGCATCGAGCAGGCCGAGTTCGACCTGCTCATGAGCGTCGCCGCCCGCTACTACCGGCTCGTGGTCTTCGACTCGGGCAACGACGAGTCCGCGCAGAGGTGGCTGCGGATGGTCGACAGTTCGTACCAGCTCGTGATCCCGACGCTCCCGGCGCCCGAGTCAGCCGAGTCCGCGGCCCTCCTGCTCGACGCACTGCGCGGCCGTGATGAGCGCTCGGCTTACCTCGCCGACCACGCGGTTGTGGTCGTCACCCAGCCCGAGACAGGTTCGCGGCGCGAAGCGAACCGGATCGCCGACGGATTCATGGGGGATGTTCGCGCGGTCGAGTCGATCCCGTTCGATCACGCGTTGAAGGCTGGACCACTCCGGTTCGACGCCCTGCGACCTGCAACCCAGGACGCGTGGGTTCGCGTCGCGGCTGAGGCGGCTGCCGAGCTGTAG
- a CDS encoding GNAT family N-acetyltransferase → MTVSVQRQSDPEGTERVLRSLPEWFGIEDAVHNYVNMAARLESHIASLEGVTVGVALVERHFAHSAELALIAVHADHRASGIGRRLVEAVEDSLRGEGCRFLEVHTVGPSYEDAGYAATRAFYDSVGFTPMHEFHKLDWDGPTLILIKTLN, encoded by the coding sequence GTGACGGTGAGCGTTCAACGACAGTCGGATCCCGAGGGCACGGAACGCGTTCTCCGCTCTCTGCCGGAGTGGTTCGGGATCGAGGACGCCGTTCACAACTACGTGAACATGGCGGCCCGGCTCGAGTCGCACATCGCCTCGCTTGAGGGCGTCACCGTTGGCGTCGCGTTGGTCGAACGTCACTTCGCCCACTCAGCGGAACTCGCACTTATCGCAGTGCACGCCGATCACCGGGCGTCCGGGATCGGACGCCGATTGGTTGAGGCGGTCGAGGATTCTTTGCGGGGCGAGGGTTGCCGGTTCCTAGAGGTCCACACTGTGGGGCCAAGTTACGAGGATGCGGGATACGCCGCGACGCGCGCCTTCTACGACTCGGTCGGATTCACACCCATGCATGAGTTCCACAAACTCGACTGGGACGGCCCAACGCTCATCCTTATCAAGACTCTGAACTGA
- a CDS encoding type IV secretory system conjugative DNA transfer family protein, whose protein sequence is MNEALGKTVAVLIAAGFVVAFVFSLLAEAVTWLICGARPQPGSPFAGVIVAITGDPDAYTAPAGCALPLWQIRVADVLALALVAGLVILAVRALRTYRRSDQSFIADLRMRLGFADATEVRQHLSAKAVLRRAKQLRPDIANPKATDVGWRVGRSRGMDVYVSIEDSVALEGPPRSGKGYRVLISAILDWSGPLITTSTTNDNLTATMRMRQQRGDVHVFDPQGLSGIRHPLRVSPLTGCDDPLVAMQRGDAIITGTAIGTSTNNAEWAQAAGTVLGRLLHAAAVGGLSIKEVYEWGTSPVLARKAVDVLRSDGAPGWGDNLEATISGDEKIVSSIWFGVQNAVAPLAVPKIREALMPEPGGPVFDPREFLDAANTLYLIGSASGASAMGGFLGALLDDIVEVARNRALSSPGSRLAHPLGLILDEIANMFRWGSLPRTMADGGGRGICTFVVLQALSQAETAWSRAEADTIWAAATAKVLLGGASHVDHLRDVEALLGTRQTRHTQRSWSTREAGHSTSEHRERLPLMSVDEIRRMPHTTGLLAYRNRRGVLLDLTAWDERRDARAVQAGKRATEEEQRAVFTDAATPPPQSVEAEVIDE, encoded by the coding sequence ATGAACGAAGCCCTTGGCAAGACTGTCGCTGTCCTCATCGCGGCGGGTTTCGTGGTGGCGTTCGTCTTCTCGCTTCTCGCCGAGGCCGTCACGTGGCTCATCTGCGGAGCTCGGCCGCAACCCGGAAGCCCGTTCGCCGGCGTGATCGTGGCGATCACCGGTGACCCCGACGCGTACACCGCTCCGGCAGGCTGCGCGCTGCCGTTGTGGCAGATTCGCGTCGCCGACGTTCTCGCGCTCGCCCTCGTGGCCGGCCTTGTGATCCTCGCGGTGCGGGCGCTGCGCACCTACCGCAGATCGGATCAGTCGTTCATCGCCGACCTGCGCATGCGGCTCGGCTTCGCCGATGCGACCGAAGTCCGGCAGCATCTGTCGGCGAAGGCCGTGCTGCGGCGGGCGAAGCAGCTCCGCCCCGACATCGCGAACCCGAAGGCGACCGACGTCGGCTGGCGGGTCGGCCGATCCCGCGGCATGGACGTCTACGTGTCGATCGAGGACTCCGTCGCCCTCGAAGGTCCGCCGCGCTCGGGCAAGGGCTACCGCGTGCTCATCTCAGCGATCCTCGACTGGTCGGGCCCGCTCATCACCACGTCGACCACGAATGACAACCTCACCGCGACGATGCGTATGCGCCAGCAGCGCGGCGACGTTCACGTGTTCGATCCGCAGGGCCTCTCCGGCATCCGTCACCCGCTTCGTGTCAGCCCGCTGACCGGATGCGATGACCCCCTCGTCGCGATGCAGCGCGGCGATGCGATCATCACGGGCACCGCGATCGGCACGTCGACCAACAACGCCGAGTGGGCGCAAGCCGCCGGCACGGTGCTCGGGCGACTGCTGCACGCGGCAGCGGTCGGTGGCCTCTCGATCAAGGAGGTCTACGAGTGGGGCACGAGCCCAGTCCTCGCCCGCAAGGCGGTCGACGTGCTCCGCTCGGATGGCGCACCGGGTTGGGGCGACAACCTCGAGGCCACGATCAGCGGCGACGAGAAGATCGTGTCGTCGATCTGGTTCGGCGTGCAGAACGCGGTCGCGCCACTCGCTGTGCCGAAGATCCGCGAGGCGCTCATGCCCGAGCCGGGTGGCCCCGTGTTCGACCCCCGCGAGTTCCTCGACGCGGCCAACACGCTGTACCTCATCGGGTCGGCGTCGGGCGCGTCGGCGATGGGTGGGTTCCTCGGAGCCCTCCTCGACGACATCGTCGAGGTCGCCCGCAACCGCGCGCTTTCCTCCCCCGGCTCGCGGCTCGCGCACCCGCTCGGGCTGATCCTCGATGAGATCGCGAACATGTTCCGGTGGGGGTCGCTCCCGCGCACGATGGCCGACGGCGGCGGCCGCGGAATCTGCACGTTCGTCGTGCTGCAGGCGCTGTCGCAGGCCGAGACCGCGTGGTCGCGCGCCGAGGCCGACACGATCTGGGCGGCGGCGACCGCGAAGGTGCTGCTCGGCGGCGCATCTCATGTTGATCACCTGCGCGACGTCGAGGCGCTGCTCGGCACCCGGCAGACCCGCCACACGCAGCGGTCGTGGTCGACGCGCGAAGCGGGTCACTCCACGAGCGAGCATCGCGAGCGTCTGCCGTTGATGTCGGTCGACGAGATTCGGCGGATGCCGCACACCACCGGACTGCTCGCGTACCGCAATCGGCGGGGCGTCCTCCTCGACCTGACCGCGTGGGACGAGCGCCGCGACGCCCGAGCCGTGCAGGCCGGCAAGCGCGCGACTGAAGAAGAGCAGCGCGCGGTCTTTACGGATGCGGCCACTCCCCCGCCGCAGTCCGTCGAGGCGGAGGTGATCGACGAATGA